In Burkholderia sp. PAMC 26561, the following are encoded in one genomic region:
- a CDS encoding acyl-CoA thioesterase has product METSTHFERPVRVRFSHCDLAGIVFFPQYLVMTNALVEDWFNEALDIDYGAMMSKRRVGLPIVKLDCTFSKPSQMGDTLVLSLTLDRIGARSVGIVIDARLHGETRFIARQVLVTTSLESGTSIDIPDDIRTALTRFNPAALAEVKDELKDELKETRS; this is encoded by the coding sequence ATGGAAACATCGACCCATTTCGAGCGGCCGGTGCGCGTCCGTTTTTCGCATTGCGACCTTGCCGGCATCGTATTTTTCCCGCAGTACCTTGTGATGACCAACGCGCTTGTCGAGGACTGGTTCAACGAAGCACTCGACATCGACTACGGGGCGATGATGAGTAAGCGCCGCGTCGGCCTGCCGATCGTGAAGCTCGATTGCACGTTTTCAAAGCCAAGTCAGATGGGCGACACGCTTGTGCTGTCGCTGACACTTGATCGGATTGGTGCTCGTTCTGTCGGCATTGTGATTGACGCACGGTTGCATGGTGAAACGCGCTTTATTGCGCGTCAGGTGCTGGTGACAACCTCGCTTGAATCCGGAACGTCGATCGATATTCCCGACGACATACGCACCGCGTTGACGCGCTTCAACCCCGCAGCGCTAGCCGAAGTAAAAGACGAACTTAAGGACGAACTCAAGGAGACGCGGTCATGA
- a CDS encoding RidA family protein, whose translation MKKALLPANWVKPRGYANGVAARGTQVFVAGQIGWDAQGHFQSSDFAAQARQALANIVAVLDAAGGRPEHLVRLTWYVIDKREYVAALRDVGSAFRELIGNYDIAMSAVQVVALIEDEAKVEIEATAVIPD comes from the coding sequence ATGAAAAAAGCATTGCTCCCAGCCAACTGGGTCAAGCCGCGCGGATATGCAAATGGGGTTGCCGCGCGCGGCACGCAGGTCTTCGTAGCAGGACAGATTGGCTGGGACGCGCAAGGCCACTTCCAGAGCAGCGACTTCGCAGCACAAGCGCGCCAGGCGCTGGCCAACATAGTTGCGGTGCTCGACGCGGCAGGCGGGCGCCCGGAACATCTTGTGCGTTTAACCTGGTACGTGATCGACAAGCGTGAATACGTCGCTGCGCTGAGGGACGTAGGCAGTGCGTTTCGGGAACTGATCGGCAATTACGACATCGCGATGAGCGCTGTGCAAGTGGTCGCGCTCATTGAAGACGAAGCCAAGGTGGAGATCGAAGCCACCGCCGTTATTCCGGATTGA
- a CDS encoding AMP-binding protein — protein MELSAHVDTFSRDNLPPSSEWPEFLLDNPDVSYPVRLNCAVELLDRIIDDHPEREQGARPAIWSDFDGAPHATTYSELRTRVNQTAHVLTGAMGLVPGNRILLRGPNTLHMAIAWLASLKAGLVVVPTMPLLRAKELKQIIDKAQVSAALCDARLVDELTQCSDPSSTYFCENLLQTKLFHDDGPDSVDTIAALQPADYTAVDTAADDVCLIAFTSGTTGMPKGCMHFHRDVMAMGDLFPRHILKPTADDIFCGTPPLAFTFGLGGLLCFPLRAGASTVLIEKLTPETLLQVVERFRATIMFTAPTFYRQMAGLVSRFDLSTLGKSVSAGEALPDATRKLWRQATGLQMIDGIGSTEMIHIFVSTAEAQARDRAIGRAVPGYVVQAVDDNMQPVPIGEVGMLAVKGPTGCRYLSDPRQHKFVRDGWNLPGDSVRIDGDGYVYYQSRADDMIISAGYNISGPEVESALLIHEAVAECGVVSVADDERGQIAKAFVVLSAGFVASDALVVQLQNFVKEQIAPYKYPRAIEFIDALPRTETGKLKRFALRALAAS, from the coding sequence ATGGAATTATCGGCTCACGTCGATACGTTTTCCCGCGACAACCTGCCGCCGTCCAGCGAATGGCCGGAGTTTCTGCTCGACAACCCCGACGTCTCTTATCCGGTGCGCCTGAATTGCGCGGTCGAATTGCTCGACCGGATCATCGATGACCATCCGGAGCGCGAGCAGGGCGCGCGACCTGCGATCTGGTCCGACTTCGATGGCGCTCCGCACGCGACCACCTATAGCGAATTGCGGACGCGCGTGAACCAGACCGCGCACGTGCTGACCGGAGCGATGGGACTGGTGCCGGGTAACCGTATCCTGCTGCGCGGACCGAACACGCTGCACATGGCGATCGCGTGGCTTGCGTCGTTAAAGGCGGGGCTCGTGGTGGTGCCCACCATGCCGCTTTTGCGTGCCAAGGAGCTGAAGCAGATCATCGATAAAGCACAGGTCTCGGCGGCGCTATGCGACGCGCGTCTGGTCGATGAGCTCACGCAATGCAGCGATCCATCGAGCACATACTTTTGCGAAAACCTACTGCAAACAAAGCTCTTTCACGACGATGGCCCCGATTCCGTCGATACCATCGCCGCGCTTCAACCTGCCGACTATACAGCGGTCGATACCGCTGCGGACGACGTCTGCCTGATCGCGTTCACTAGCGGCACAACTGGAATGCCGAAGGGCTGCATGCACTTTCACCGCGATGTGATGGCGATGGGCGATCTGTTTCCGCGCCATATCCTAAAGCCCACCGCCGACGATATATTCTGCGGCACGCCGCCGCTCGCGTTCACGTTTGGGCTGGGTGGCTTGTTGTGCTTTCCGTTACGCGCAGGCGCATCGACGGTATTGATCGAGAAGTTGACGCCGGAGACGCTGCTGCAAGTGGTCGAGCGTTTTCGCGCAACCATCATGTTCACGGCACCGACGTTCTATCGGCAAATGGCGGGACTTGTTTCGCGTTTTGATTTATCGACGCTCGGAAAAAGTGTCTCCGCGGGCGAGGCGTTGCCCGACGCCACACGCAAGCTTTGGCGGCAAGCCACGGGTTTGCAAATGATCGATGGCATTGGCAGCACTGAAATGATCCACATCTTCGTGTCGACCGCCGAAGCGCAGGCGCGCGACCGGGCGATCGGGCGCGCTGTGCCAGGCTACGTAGTGCAGGCAGTGGATGACAATATGCAGCCCGTGCCCATTGGCGAGGTCGGCATGCTCGCGGTCAAAGGTCCGACCGGTTGCCGTTATCTGAGCGACCCGCGGCAGCATAAGTTTGTCCGCGATGGATGGAATCTTCCGGGCGATTCAGTGCGAATCGATGGCGATGGTTACGTCTATTATCAGTCCCGTGCCGACGACATGATTATCTCGGCGGGCTATAACATTTCGGGCCCGGAAGTAGAAAGCGCGCTGCTGATACATGAAGCGGTGGCAGAGTGCGGCGTGGTTAGCGTGGCCGATGACGAGCGCGGACAAATTGCCAAGGCATTTGTTGTTCTTAGCGCAGGATTTGTAGCGAGTGACGCGCTCGTGGTCCAGTTGCAGAACTTCGTGAAGGAACAGATCGCGCCGTATAAGTATCCGCGCGCGATCGAGTTTATTGACGCATTGCCTCGCACCGAGACGGGCAAGCTGAAGCGGTTTGCATTGCGGGCATTGGCGGCGTCCTGA